Proteins encoded in a region of the Triplophysa dalaica isolate WHDGS20190420 chromosome 10, ASM1584641v1, whole genome shotgun sequence genome:
- the LOC130429492 gene encoding mucin-2-like, whose amino-acid sequence MFSLLLYAGLALLTVASTTEVPTTTTIAPTTTTAAKTTTTEAPTITTTAATTTTEAPTTTTIAQTTTTDTPTTTTPTTTTDAPTTRTTAPTTTTTAPTTTTKAPTTTTTASIITTTAPTTTTTAPTTTTTAPTTTTEAPTTTTTAAIITTTAPTTTTTAPTTITEEPTTTTTAPTTTTAAPTTTTEAPTTTTTAQTTTTEAPTTTTEAPTTTTTAPTTSTTAPTTTTEAQTTTTTAPTTAAPTTTTIAETTTTGAPTTTTEAPTTTTTARTTTTTAPTTTTEAPTTTTTAPTTTTKAPTTTTTASIITTTAPTTTTTAPTTTTTAPTTTTEAPTTTTTAAIITTTAPTTTTTAPTTITEEPTTTTTAPTTTTAAPTTTTEAPTTTTTAQTTTTEAPTTTTEAPTTTTTAPTTSTTAPTTTTEAQTTTTTAPTTAAPTTTTIAETTTTGAPTTTTEAPTTTTTARTTTTTAPTTTTEAPTTTTTAPTTAAPTTTTIAETTTTEAPTTTTEAPTTTTTAPTTTTAPITTTTAPTTTTEAQTTTTTAPTTTTTAPTTTTEAPTTTTTAPTTAPTTTTAPTTTTEAPTTTTTAPTTTTEAPTTTTTAPTTTTEAPTTTTTALTTTTTAPTTTTEAQTTTAPTTTNTAPTTTTTAPTTTTTAPTTTAPTTTTEAPTTTTTAPTTTTTAPTTTTTAPTTTTTAPTTTAPTTTTEAPTTTTTAPTTTTTAPTTSTTAPTTTTEAPTTTTTAPTTTTTSPTTTTTAPTTTSAPTTTTTAPTTTTEAQTTTTTAPTTTTTAPTTTTEALTTTTTAPTTTTTAPTTTTEAPTTTAPTTTTEAQTTTTTAPTTTTTAPTTTTTAPTTTTEAPTTTTIAPTTTTEAPTTTTTAPTTTTTAPTTTTTAPTTTTDAPTTTAPTTSSTTPTTTTTTDAPTTTTTAPTTTTEAPTTTTTNPTTTTDPPTTTAPATSTTTPTTTTDAPTTTTTAPTTTTTAPTTTTEAPTTTTDALTTTTEAPTTTTSATTTTAEAPTTTTTGTSTITTAPTTATEAPTTTTTAPTTTTTAQTTTTEAPTIITSATSTITTAPTTTTEAPTTTTAAPTTTTKAPTTIAPTTTTTAPTTTTTAPTDTTASPTTTTEAPTTTTTAPTTTTIAPTTAPISTTTPFQTNKLPSTQKLLTTTAHGSLKIKLIGNLSTAQIYRLIKLIEADFDGDIKINVTIPV is encoded by the exons ATGTTTAGCCTCCTTCTATATGCTGGATTGGCTTTACTGACAG TGGCATCTACAACTGAAGTCCCGACAACTACAACTattgcaccaacaactacaactgcagcaaaaacaactacaactgaagcaccaacaatAACAACTACTGCagcaacaactacaactgaagcaccaacaactacaactattGCACAAACTACTACAACTGACACACCAACAACTACtacaccaaccactacaactgatGCACCAACCACTAGAACAACTGCACcgacaactacaactactgctcCAACCACCACaactaaagcaccaacaactacaactactgcatcAATAAtcacaactactgcaccaaccacCACAACTACTGCCCCAACCACCACAACTACTGCTCCAACCACcacaactgaagcaccaacaactacaactactgcagcAATAATCACAACTACTGCTCCAACCACCACAACTACTGCTCCAACTACCATAACTGAAgaaccaaccactacaactactgcaccaaccactacaactgcTGCTCCAACCACaacaactgaagcaccaacaactacaacgaCCGCACAAaccactacaactgaagcaccaaccactacaactgaagcaccaacaactacaaccactgcacCAACAACTTCAACTACTGCTCCAACGACcacaactgaagcacaaacaactacaactactgcaccaacaaccgctgcaccaacaactacaaccattGCAGAAACAACTACTACTGgagcaccaacaactactactgaagcaccaacaactacaactactgcacgaaccactacaactactgcaccaaccactacaactgaagcaccaacaactacaactactgctcCAACCACCACaactaaagcaccaacaactacaactactgcatcAATAAtcacaactactgcaccaaccacCACAACTACTGCCCCAACCACCACAACTACTGCTCCAACCACcacaactgaagcaccaacaactacaactactgcagcAATAATCACAACTACTGCTCCAACCACCACAACTACTGCTCCAACTACCATAACTGAAgaaccaaccactacaactactgcaccaaccactacaactgcTGCTCCAACCACaacaactgaagcaccaacaactacaacgaCCGCACAAaccactacaactgaagcaccaaccactacaactgaagcaccaacaactacaaccactgcacCAACAACTTCAACTACTGCTCCAACGACcacaactgaagcacaaacaactacaactactgcaccaacaaccgctgcaccaacaactacaaccattGCAGAAACAACTACTACTGgagcaccaacaactactactgaagcaccaacaactacaactactgcacgaaccactacaactactgcaccaaccactacaactgaagcaccaacaactacaactactgcaccaacaaccgctgcaccaacaactacaaccattGCAGAAACAACTACTactgaagcaccaacaactactactgaagcaccaacaactacaactactgctccaactacaactactgcaccaatcactacaactactgcaccaaccactacaactgaagcacaaacaactacaactactgcaccaacaactacaactactgctcCAACCACcacaactgaagcaccaacaactacaactactgcaccaacaactgcaccaactacaactactgcaccaaccactacaactgaagcaccaacaactacaaccactgcaccaacaactacaactgaagcaccaacaactacaacgactgcaccaaccactacaactgaagcaccaacaactacaaccactgcactaacaactacaactactgctcCAACCACcacaactgaagcacaaacaactactgcaccaaccactacaaatactgcaccaaccactacaactactgcaccaacaactacaactactgcaccaacaactactgcTCCAACCACCACAACTGAggcaccaaccactacaactactgcaccaaccactacaactactgcaccaaccactacaactactgcaccaaccactacaactactgcaccaacaactactgcTCCAACCACCACAACTGaggcaccaacaactacaactactgcaccaaccactacaactactgcaccaaccactTCAACAACTGCACCAACCACTACTactgaagcaccaacaactacaactactgcaccaacaactacaactacttcaccaacaactacaacaacTGCACCAACTACAACttctgcaccaacaactacaactactgctcCAACCACcacaactgaagcacaaacaactacaactactgcaccaaccactacaactactgcaccaaccactacaactgaagcactaacaactacaactactgcaccaacaactacaactactgctcCAACCACcacaactgaagcaccaacaactactgcaccaaccactacaactgaagcacaaacaactacaactactgcaccaacaactacaactactgcaccaaccactacaactactGCTCCAACCACcacaactgaagcaccaaccactacaactattgcaccaaccactacaactgaagcaccaacaactacaactactgcaccaacaactacaactactgctccaacaacaacaacgactgcaccaacaactacaactgatgcaccaacaactacgGCGCCAACAACTTCATCTACtacaccaacaactacaactacaactgatgcaccaacaactacaactactgcaccaaccactacaactgaagcaccaacaactacaaccactaaTCCGACCACTACAACTGACCCACCAACAACTACGGCACCAGCCACTTCAACTACtacaccaacaactacaactgatgcaccaacaactacaactactgcgccaaccactacaactactGCTCCAACCACcacaactgaagcaccaacaactactacTGATGCActaacaactacaactgaagcaccaacaactacaacttcTGCTACAACCACTACAGCTGAagcaccaaccactacaactactGGTACATCCACTATAACTACTGCACCGACCACTgcaactgaagcaccaacaactacaactactgcaccaaccactacaactactgcacaaaccactacaactgaagcaccaacaatTATTACTAGTGCTACATCCACTAtaactactgcaccaaccactacaactgaagcaccaacaactacaactgctgcaccaaccactacaactaaaGCACCTACAACTattgcaccaacaactacaactactgcaccaaccactacaactactgcaccaaccgATACAACTGCTTCTCCAACCACcacaactgaagcaccaacaactacaactactgcaccgaCAACTACAACCATTGCACCAACTACTGCACCAATATCTACAACTACTCCATTCCAAACTAATAAACTTCCAAGTACTCAAAAATTACTAACAACAACTGCTCATGGAAGCCTCAAGATCAAGTTAATTGGTAACCTGAGTACTGCTCAAATTTACAGG CTTATCAAGCTCATTGAAGCAGATTTTGATGGAGATATCAAGATTAACGTAACGATACCTGTTTAA